A single region of the Saprospiraceae bacterium genome encodes:
- the nadB gene encoding L-aspartate oxidase: MIKTDVLIIGSGIGGMTTAIEIAERRPDLKIVVLTKTNDNESNTRYAQGGVAAVWDLEVDSHGKHVEDTLDAGDGLCNKDIVNIVVEEGPERVKELIEWGARFDKNKREKYDLGREGGHSENRILHYKDLTGWEIQRTLLAKSKEFSNIQVYEHFFAVDLITKHHLGYTITRLTPDIECYGAYVLNKATSAIETILAKITVVATGGAGQVYRNTTNPVIASGDGVSMVYRAKGRLENMEFVQFHPTALYNPAGENPDFLVSEAVRGYGGILKTRDGQPFMQKYDHRESLAPRDIVARAIDNEIKVNGEECMFLDCRHLEEEGFKAHFPTIYDKCMSIGIDPMKDMIPVVPACHYMCGGIKVDDWGQTSIRQLYACGECTSTGLHGANRLASNSLLEALVFGNRIAQDLIQHIDQIDFQEKIPAWNASGTMKPKEMVLITQSWKELKEIMSSYVGIVRSDVRLKRAKDRLALLYQETEILYNNTTLSPQLCELRNLITIGYLITRSASMRRESRGLHYTTDYPEKLHFIQDSIM, encoded by the coding sequence TCCTCATTATTGGGTCGGGAATTGGCGGGATGACGACCGCTATTGAAATAGCAGAGCGAAGACCAGATTTAAAGATTGTGGTATTGACTAAAACCAATGACAATGAAAGCAATACCCGTTATGCCCAGGGTGGTGTAGCTGCGGTGTGGGATCTGGAAGTGGACTCACACGGAAAACACGTAGAAGACACCTTGGATGCTGGAGACGGCCTCTGTAACAAAGACATTGTAAACATTGTAGTCGAAGAAGGCCCCGAAAGAGTAAAGGAACTCATTGAGTGGGGCGCTCGGTTTGATAAGAACAAAAGAGAGAAATACGACCTTGGCCGCGAAGGGGGGCATTCCGAAAATAGGATTTTACATTATAAAGACTTAACAGGCTGGGAGATTCAACGGACATTGCTGGCCAAGTCCAAAGAATTTAGCAATATTCAGGTATACGAGCATTTTTTTGCGGTTGACCTTATTACCAAGCACCATTTAGGTTATACCATTACACGGTTAACACCGGATATCGAATGCTATGGTGCATATGTTTTGAATAAAGCAACAAGTGCCATAGAAACCATTTTAGCAAAAATAACTGTTGTTGCGACAGGTGGAGCAGGGCAGGTGTATCGCAATACCACCAATCCTGTGATTGCTTCAGGTGATGGGGTTTCGATGGTATATCGGGCAAAAGGGCGCCTGGAAAACATGGAATTTGTGCAATTTCATCCCACTGCACTTTATAATCCTGCGGGTGAAAATCCAGACTTCCTTGTTTCAGAGGCTGTTCGGGGGTATGGTGGTATTTTGAAGACGCGGGATGGTCAACCTTTTATGCAAAAATATGACCACCGAGAATCCCTTGCCCCTAGGGACATTGTCGCTCGAGCCATTGACAATGAAATAAAAGTAAATGGCGAAGAGTGCATGTTTTTGGATTGCCGCCATTTAGAAGAGGAGGGATTCAAGGCTCATTTTCCTACTATTTATGATAAATGCATGAGTATTGGAATTGACCCGATGAAAGACATGATTCCCGTCGTACCTGCCTGCCATTATATGTGTGGAGGGATAAAAGTGGATGACTGGGGGCAGACGTCTATTCGCCAATTATACGCTTGTGGGGAGTGCACTAGCACTGGCTTGCATGGCGCCAATCGGTTGGCGTCAAACTCCTTATTAGAAGCCTTGGTTTTTGGGAATAGAATTGCCCAAGATTTGATACAGCACATAGATCAAATCGATTTTCAGGAAAAGATCCCCGCTTGGAATGCCAGCGGTACAATGAAACCCAAGGAAATGGTTTTGATCACCCAGAGTTGGAAGGAACTCAAGGAAATCATGAGCAGCTATGTAGGTATTGTCCGTTCTGATGTACGCTTGAAACGCGCCAAAGATCGCCTGGCGTTGCTATACCAGGAAACGGAGATCCTGTACAATAATACAACCCTTTCTCCTCAACTTTGTGAATTGCGCAACCTGATTACCATCGGTTACCTGATTACCCGTTCGGCCAGTATGCGTCGGGAAAGCCGGGGCTTGCATTACACCACCGATTACCCAGAGAAACTTCATTTTATACAGGATTCGATTATGTG